A single uncultured Fibrobacter sp. DNA region contains:
- a CDS encoding tetratricopeptide repeat protein gives MKLKSFLFALIVLIGGTVASFAESAGCAGIDAGTKAYNEGEYERAIDEWQNCVDNGYQNADLYYNLGNAYFRNGQLGFAIYNYKTALRLRPNDEDYMHNLEFAQAMTKDKVDDEEENPILSALFKAHHALSLKVQLFVLLGLFWLIAIVSVLRILVHGDRAKNACTGAVFFIAVIFGVIGTSAAYKAFVAETEITGVVTAKDADITSAPSDRSQTLNTLSEGTSFEVLSEQGNFVEIRLGDAIRGFVKKSNVGIVR, from the coding sequence ATGAAGTTGAAATCTTTTCTATTCGCATTGATCGTACTGATTGGTGGTACTGTCGCTAGTTTTGCGGAAAGTGCGGGTTGTGCCGGGATCGACGCCGGGACAAAGGCCTACAACGAAGGTGAATACGAACGCGCTATTGACGAATGGCAGAACTGCGTCGACAACGGCTACCAGAACGCGGACCTCTACTACAATCTGGGCAACGCCTATTTCCGTAACGGCCAGCTCGGATTTGCCATCTATAATTACAAGACCGCACTACGACTCCGCCCCAACGACGAAGACTACATGCACAACTTGGAATTCGCCCAGGCCATGACCAAGGACAAGGTGGACGACGAAGAGGAGAACCCGATTCTCTCGGCGCTGTTCAAGGCGCACCATGCGTTATCGCTCAAGGTGCAACTCTTTGTGCTGCTCGGCCTGTTCTGGCTCATTGCTATTGTCTCTGTATTGCGCATCCTCGTCCACGGGGACCGCGCGAAGAACGCCTGCACTGGAGCGGTATTCTTTATCGCCGTCATATTCGGTGTCATCGGCACGAGTGCCGCCTACAAGGCGTTTGTCGCCGAAACAGAAATCACGGGAGTCGTCACCGCAAAGGATGCCGACATCACCAGCGCCCCGAGCGACAGGTCTCAAACACTCAACACGCTTTCCGAAGGTACGAGCTTCGAAGTGCTCTCGGAACAGGGCAACTTCGTCGAAATCCGCCTGGGCGACGCCATCCGCGGCTTCGTGAAAAAATCCAACGTGGGAATTGTCAGGTAA